A region of the Canis aureus isolate CA01 chromosome 5, VMU_Caureus_v.1.0, whole genome shotgun sequence genome:
ggGGTATAATAGAGGGGgtcctgggtggttcatttgattaagtgtctgactcttggtttcagctcaggtcacgatctcaggattgtggtatcaagccctgcctcaggctctgcactcagaggggagACTGCTTaggttttcctctttctctctccctcccccagcccctttctctttctctaaaataaatcaataaaatctttttttaaaaagaggggcaTATTAGCATCTGAATTCCTACACTTTTCAAGAGGGGGTTATAGAGGCTTAGCCCTCAGGCTGAAGAGTTCCATTCATCTCCTGTCACTTGATTGTTTCCTGTTAGGGTCACCCCTGTCCCACCCATCCCTAACCCTGGCCTTGCTGGTGGCTGTCAAGATTCCATGCATGCTTATGCAAGCGTGTGCGCAGAAGGCAGGAAGTAGCAGTTCTTTGTTGGAGTAGGTGCTGAGAGGTCAGAGAGATGATTTCTCCCTTATGCCTCTGACAGTCTTACCTTTCAGATAACCCCGAACTCCCAGGTTTCTGGGGATCTGTAAAACATCCAAAGACACAGACTGGGGGGAGGGTCACATGCTATACCTCAGAAGACCAACCTGTTCCTCAAAGCCCACCCAAGTGGACTACCCTCCCATTTCATCAGTGGTGCTTATGAGCCATTCTTTTCCTGCACTCCAGGCTGGGTGTCAGTCCCAAAATCTAGCTCTTGGTCTCTTAGCAAAGAGGGACAATGTGGGACCCCAAGTGGAAGGGCATGTACCTTCAGACTCCTTGTTCTTCCGACACTTAAACCTTAGACTGACCACACTGACTAGGATGATCACCACAACCACTAGGATGACAATGAAGCTGATAACACCTGGACAGGGAGAATGGGGTAAAGGAGAAGCAAAGGAGGGGTCAGAGAGGGGCCAGAAGAGTCCAAATTCCCTTCCCAGCCAAGTGCCGTGTAGATAGACTCTGAGAGCAGAGTGAATTCCCCTTCTCCGCTGGATGAATGAATTCTCAGCCTGCTACCCCTGGTGAGAGCGAGCTCCACAGCCCTGTCCCACCCTCCTATAAGAGCATGGAACCCGGCAGAGCCCAGAAGAGTTGACTGGAGGCCCAGTGGAAGCGCCTTCCTACCAGGGCCTTCTTCATCAACCAAGCCCTCCTACAACAAATAAATAGGTGAGATTTAAACTCGTGTTTCTGGAGCCAGAGTATAAGTTAGTTCAGGGGTGGGGTCTCCTGCCACTCTCCccatcttctcctctctcttaCCAAATGCAGCCACAGTGAGCACCGTCTCTGACGTGGGGCTGGGCAAAATGGTTGAGTCTTCTCTTATCCTCAGGCTCATGGTGGTTGATATGAGAGTAATATTTTGAGAAGTGTCTGAAGTGGAGTGGGGATGGGTACGTCAATGAAGGGACTGGCATAGCCCACCAGAGACATGGCTAGCTCCCTCCCACTTCCCCGGGTAAAGAACTACagaaggagggcacctgggtggctcagtggttaagcgtgagcctttgactcaggtcgtgatcccagggtcctgggatcgagtcccacattgggctccccgcagggagcctgcttctccctctgcctatgtctctgcctctctctgtgtgtctctttgctgttaaacaaaatcttaaaaatctgttagctgagaaaacaaaatcttaaaaagaaaaaaaaaaaaaaagaactgcagaaGGAGCTAATGCCCTACAAAAAGGACTTCCTCCTTGCCACTCAGACCAGATCTCATTAGGACGGAGGTTGGAACTGGGTGATGTGGGATGAGGTGAATTGCATTGCTGGTTGCTCATGTTATTAGCTCCAGGGGACTCCAAAAAGTTCAAAATGCTTCTCCTATTATTCTCTTCCCACCATCCCCTTGGGGCTCATTTATGCTCTAGAGATAGGGAGCCGGACTGGGCAAGGTAGAGCCATCTGTGTTTTGCCAAGGGTTGAAGTGGGAGGAAAAAAGCCCCTGGATGTTTATCCCTAGGCACTGATTTAATAAGCCAGGCTGCCAGTTAAGGGGCACCAGTTTCTAGCCCTCTTAAAAAGTAGTATGATTACCCATCTCTTCCCttcttcaactctttttttttttcttttttttttaagattttgtttttaagtaatctcaacacccaacacagggcttgaacttgtaaccctgagatcaaaagtcacagctccaccgactgagtcagccaggcaccccctcttcCACTCATTGTACTGCAAGTTTGATTGCtatccatttccttatctgtacctGCACTGCCAAATAAGTCTTCgagtctaaaaaaaaatctcagagccAAGGGGTAGGATAAGAGGAAGGGTCAGGGTGCTCTTCACTGAGAGTACAGGCAGGACATACCACTGCTCCTTGGGATAGCTGGACCTATGCCATGAAACAGCAGGGCTAGGATGGAAGTGGCCACTCCCTCCCAGCTCTCTCCCCACACTGGCACATGAAGGTCAGCCTGCCCCGAAAAGCATATAGTCCTGGCCAAAccccttctgcctccctttccatcattttgggttctccctctcccttccccctccgtGATTTTATCAGTCCCGAGTCTAGGCTTCTTTTACCTTCACTGTGACCAGGCCCAAGGCTGTGTCTCTACTTCCTACCAACCTTCTCTCATTCCCAAACCAGGCTGCCACTGATGTGGATCCTGGTCCCTGAGATGCCTCACTGTG
Encoded here:
- the ECSCR gene encoding endothelial cell-specific chemotaxis regulator isoform X4 → MGTVRAARLCGAILGFLLLQGNSSSSEPRSSSSPASAGTPDTSQNITLISTTMSLRIREDSTILPSPTSETVLTVAAFGVISFIVILVVVVIILVSVVSLRFKCRKNKESEDPQKPGSSGLSESCSTANGEKDSITLISMKNINMNNSKGCPTAEKVL